The Methylacidimicrobium sp. B4 genome contains a region encoding:
- the wrbA gene encoding NAD(P)H:quinone oxidoreductase, which translates to MSTKVLVVFYSMYGHVYALAEAIAAGAREVPDTVVELRQVAELVPEAVLERSGAQAARQAFAHVPAARVDELAEADAILFGTPTRFGNMAAQMRNFLDQTGGLWMKGALVGKVGSVFVSTASQHGGQETTITSFHTTLLHHGMVIVGVPYTVPALTNMAEITGGTPYGASTLAGIDGSRRLSENEREIARCQGRHVAEIAKRLKGGS; encoded by the coding sequence ATGTCAACCAAGGTGCTCGTGGTCTTCTACAGCATGTATGGACATGTCTATGCACTCGCCGAGGCGATCGCTGCTGGCGCCCGCGAGGTTCCCGACACCGTGGTCGAGCTTCGGCAGGTCGCTGAGCTCGTGCCCGAAGCCGTGCTGGAACGGAGCGGAGCCCAGGCGGCCCGGCAGGCATTCGCCCATGTCCCGGCCGCCCGGGTCGACGAGCTGGCCGAGGCCGACGCGATCCTCTTTGGCACGCCGACCCGCTTTGGCAACATGGCGGCTCAGATGCGCAACTTCCTCGATCAGACCGGGGGGCTCTGGATGAAGGGGGCACTCGTCGGGAAGGTGGGGAGCGTCTTTGTCAGCACGGCCAGCCAGCACGGTGGCCAGGAGACGACGATCACGAGCTTCCACACCACCCTGCTCCACCACGGGATGGTGATCGTGGGGGTCCCCTACACCGTGCCGGCACTCACCAACATGGCCGAGATCACCGGAGGCACTCCCTACGGCGCATCGACGCTGGCGGGCATTGACGGCTCCCGCCGGCTTTCGGAGAACGAGCGGGAGATCGCCCGCTGCCAAGGCCGCCATGTGGCGGAGATCGCCAAGCGCCTCAAGGGTGGGAGCTGA
- a CDS encoding glutathione S-transferase family protein, translating into MVLRAQFPGEQSDEGAFVRQRDAFRGWVSADGRSGFPAEAGRYHLYVSRACPWAHRTILGRKLKRLEGVIGMTVVDPIRDERGWAFREVPGASADPIHGFRFLSEAYLATDPAYRGRVTVPVLWDTRTRRIVSNSDDDILRMFSLCFGAWADPSVDLYPNGLRTEIDALNDWLYERINDGVYRAGFATSQRVYEAAVRLLFDSLDALEKRLAMTRYLFGPKPVESDLRLFVTLIRFDAVYHGHFKCNLRRIVDYPNLSGYLRDLYQWDGVAETVDFDQIKRHYYITHDDINPTRIVPLGPIQDLTAPHGREAIGGCLSRPGRATSH; encoded by the coding sequence ATGGTCCTCCGAGCCCAATTTCCTGGCGAGCAGTCGGACGAAGGCGCCTTCGTCCGGCAGCGCGATGCGTTCCGCGGCTGGGTGAGTGCGGACGGCCGCTCCGGCTTCCCCGCCGAGGCGGGGCGCTACCATCTCTACGTCTCCCGGGCCTGTCCCTGGGCTCACCGGACCATCCTCGGACGGAAGCTCAAGCGGCTGGAAGGGGTCATCGGGATGACCGTCGTCGACCCGATCCGCGATGAGCGGGGCTGGGCCTTCCGGGAGGTGCCCGGAGCCTCAGCCGATCCGATCCACGGCTTCCGGTTCCTCAGCGAGGCCTATCTTGCCACCGACCCGGCCTACCGGGGCCGCGTCACCGTTCCGGTGCTCTGGGACACGCGGACCCGGCGCATCGTGAGCAACTCGGACGACGACATCCTGCGGATGTTCTCGCTCTGCTTCGGCGCCTGGGCGGATCCCTCGGTCGATCTCTATCCCAACGGCCTGCGGACGGAGATCGATGCGCTCAACGACTGGCTCTACGAACGGATCAACGACGGGGTCTACCGCGCGGGCTTTGCCACGAGCCAGAGAGTCTATGAGGCGGCGGTCCGCCTCCTCTTCGACTCCTTGGACGCGCTCGAGAAGCGGCTGGCCATGACCCGCTACCTCTTTGGGCCAAAGCCGGTCGAAAGCGACCTGCGGCTCTTCGTCACCCTCATCCGCTTCGACGCCGTCTACCACGGCCACTTCAAGTGCAACCTCCGCCGGATCGTCGACTATCCGAACCTCTCGGGCTACCTGCGGGACCTCTACCAGTGGGACGGAGTCGCCGAGACCGTCGACTTCGACCAGATCAAGCGCCACTACTACATCACGCACGACGACATCAACCCGACGCGCATCGTTCCTCTCGGGCCCATCCAGGATCTGACCGCGCCCCACGGCCGGGAAGCAATCGGCGGCTGCCTGAGCCGACCGGGTCGCGCGACAAGTCATTGA
- a CDS encoding M48 family metallopeptidase, giving the protein MNPAILLRLGEVEVVLRRKRIRNLDLRVSPPDGRATLSTPDRMPLEAAYAFAASQLDWIRRKQAEVRRPSAIAFAYSDGEGHDLWGERHPLRLVERAGPAWVGLSAGAIRLQVPPGTSRERRGALLALWYRGLVRQAAARLIAQWEPRLGVRVARLFVQRMKRRWGSCNIRDRRIRLNSELAKKPVDCFEYVVVHEMAHLLVRWHDHRFKALLDRFLPDWRVRQRRLNDLSRDPVGSGSRRLLPGRGARSDPGWAREERCASG; this is encoded by the coding sequence GTGAACCCCGCGATCCTGCTTCGGCTCGGGGAGGTCGAGGTGGTCCTCCGGCGCAAGCGGATTCGGAACCTTGACCTCCGGGTCTCCCCGCCGGACGGGAGGGCGACCCTCTCGACCCCCGACCGGATGCCGCTCGAGGCCGCTTACGCCTTTGCGGCTTCCCAGCTCGACTGGATCCGACGGAAGCAGGCGGAGGTTCGCCGTCCCTCGGCGATCGCCTTTGCCTACAGCGACGGCGAAGGTCACGATCTTTGGGGGGAGCGCCATCCGCTCCGGCTGGTCGAAAGAGCGGGTCCCGCCTGGGTGGGGCTCTCGGCGGGCGCGATCCGCCTCCAAGTTCCACCGGGAACATCGCGAGAGAGGAGGGGAGCTCTGCTCGCCCTCTGGTACCGCGGTCTCGTCCGGCAGGCGGCCGCTCGCCTGATCGCGCAGTGGGAGCCCCGCCTGGGGGTCCGTGTCGCCCGCCTCTTCGTCCAGAGGATGAAGAGGCGCTGGGGGAGCTGCAACATCCGCGACCGGCGGATCCGGCTCAACAGCGAGCTCGCGAAAAAGCCGGTCGACTGCTTCGAATACGTGGTGGTCCACGAGATGGCGCATCTTCTGGTCCGCTGGCATGACCACCGGTTCAAGGCCCTTCTCGACCGCTTCCTGCCCGACTGGCGGGTGCGGCAGCGCCGGCTCAATGACTTGTCGCGCGACCCGGTCGGCTCAGGCAGCCGCCGATTGCTTCCCGGCCGTGGGGCGCGGTCAGATCCTGGATGGGCCCGAGAGGAACGATGCGCGTCGGGTTGA
- a CDS encoding serine hydrolase codes for MAPDFRSALDPILERTVTGRPGVPGVVAMVTGRRGTLYEGVAGKRRIDRPEEMRADTVFALYSTTKAFTATAALRLVEEGRLDLDAPAARYAPEIGTLPRIEGFDRSGEPILRPPKRAITTRMLLTHTAGFGYEFFHPVYLRLHRTRGQPASVSGLKASLMTPLLFEPGERWEYGTSMDWCGQIIERIAGRRLGEVFESDLFEPLGIESTGFVLTAPMRAKLAALHKRSPDGSLLPTDFELPANPEVEMGGHALYGTVGDFLKLIRMWVNDGMGDRGRVLRPETVRMAEQNHLGSGPIAPFPGAASRHPRLAELLPGPTKSWGLGFLIDGQDLSTGRPAGSLSWAGLANTFFWIDRRNGIGGYWATQVLPFGDPTAAGGYLDFESAVYAARKRSEESG; via the coding sequence ATGGCTCCCGATTTTCGATCCGCGCTCGATCCGATCCTCGAGCGCACGGTCACCGGCCGGCCGGGCGTGCCCGGAGTGGTCGCGATGGTGACGGGCCGCCGGGGAACCCTCTACGAGGGAGTGGCGGGGAAGCGGCGGATCGATCGTCCGGAGGAGATGAGGGCCGACACCGTCTTCGCTCTCTATTCGACCACCAAGGCGTTCACGGCGACGGCCGCCTTGCGGCTCGTGGAGGAGGGTCGCCTCGACCTGGACGCTCCGGCGGCGCGGTATGCGCCGGAGATCGGGACGCTCCCGCGGATCGAAGGCTTCGATCGGAGCGGCGAGCCGATCTTGCGTCCCCCGAAGCGGGCGATTACGACCCGGATGCTCCTCACCCATACGGCGGGATTCGGCTACGAGTTCTTCCACCCGGTCTACCTCCGGCTCCACCGGACCCGAGGTCAGCCCGCAAGCGTCTCCGGGCTGAAGGCGAGCCTCATGACCCCGCTCCTCTTCGAGCCCGGGGAGAGATGGGAGTACGGGACGAGCATGGACTGGTGCGGCCAAATCATCGAGAGGATCGCCGGCCGCCGTCTCGGGGAGGTCTTTGAGTCCGATCTCTTCGAGCCGCTCGGGATCGAGAGCACGGGCTTCGTCCTCACCGCTCCGATGCGGGCCAAGCTCGCGGCCCTTCACAAGCGGAGCCCGGATGGGTCGCTGCTGCCGACCGACTTCGAGCTGCCCGCCAATCCCGAGGTGGAGATGGGCGGCCATGCCCTCTACGGAACGGTCGGCGACTTCCTCAAGCTCATCCGGATGTGGGTCAACGACGGAATGGGCGACCGGGGCCGGGTGCTCCGGCCGGAGACGGTCCGGATGGCCGAGCAAAACCATCTCGGCAGCGGCCCGATCGCTCCTTTTCCCGGCGCCGCCTCGCGCCATCCCCGCCTCGCGGAGCTCCTCCCCGGACCCACGAAATCCTGGGGCTTGGGCTTTCTGATCGATGGGCAGGATCTTTCGACGGGCCGTCCCGCGGGCTCCCTCAGCTGGGCGGGCCTCGCCAACACCTTCTTCTGGATCGATCGCCGGAACGGAATCGGCGGCTACTGGGCCACCCAGGTGCTGCCCTTCGGCGATCCGACCGCCGCCGGCGGCTACCTCGATTTCGAGAGCGCGGTCTACGCCGCGAGGAAGCGGTCGGAGGAGAGCGGGTGA
- a CDS encoding NAD(P)-dependent alcohol dehydrogenase: protein MNAVILEHPGGLERLRMVERADPGVPGPGEIRVRLHASSLNFHDYLVASGKLPTEEGRIPMSDGAGFVEEVGEGVLDVSRGDAVVSCFFPRWQDGDPVTGDFSQVPGDGIDGYAREAVVAPASWFTRSPAGWTPEEAATLTTAGLTAWRALVVEGGLKAGDTVLVLGTGGVSIYALQIAKAMGARVIATSSSEEKIEKLFALGADQAIDYRREPRWATEVLRWTEGRGVDHVVEVGGPGTLDQSIRASRVGGRIALIGVLTGIEGPVRTALLMQRQIRLQGLVVGSRRHQSEMVRAMEATGLRPVIDRTFALAEIADAFRYQESGKHVAKICLAF from the coding sequence ATGAACGCGGTGATTCTGGAGCATCCCGGCGGCCTGGAACGGCTGCGAATGGTCGAGCGCGCGGACCCGGGGGTCCCGGGACCGGGGGAGATCCGTGTCCGCCTCCATGCCAGCTCGCTCAACTTTCACGACTACCTCGTCGCCTCGGGAAAGCTGCCAACGGAAGAGGGCCGCATCCCGATGTCGGACGGTGCCGGATTCGTGGAGGAGGTCGGGGAGGGGGTCCTGGACGTTTCGAGGGGCGATGCGGTCGTCTCCTGCTTCTTCCCGCGCTGGCAGGACGGTGATCCGGTCACCGGAGATTTCTCCCAGGTCCCCGGGGACGGGATCGATGGATATGCCCGGGAAGCGGTGGTCGCCCCGGCTTCCTGGTTCACGCGGTCGCCGGCCGGCTGGACTCCCGAAGAGGCCGCGACCCTCACGACCGCCGGCCTCACCGCCTGGCGGGCGCTCGTGGTCGAAGGCGGGCTCAAGGCCGGCGACACCGTGCTCGTGCTGGGCACCGGCGGCGTCTCGATCTACGCGCTCCAGATCGCCAAGGCGATGGGAGCCCGCGTGATCGCCACCTCCTCCTCGGAGGAGAAGATCGAGAAGCTTTTCGCCCTCGGCGCCGATCAGGCGATCGACTATCGCCGGGAGCCTCGGTGGGCCACCGAGGTCCTCCGTTGGACCGAGGGGCGAGGGGTCGACCATGTGGTCGAGGTGGGGGGCCCCGGTACCCTGGACCAGTCGATCCGGGCCTCTCGGGTTGGCGGCCGCATCGCTCTCATCGGGGTTCTCACCGGAATCGAGGGGCCCGTCCGGACCGCACTCCTGATGCAGCGGCAGATCCGGCTCCAGGGGCTGGTCGTCGGGAGCCGCCGTCACCAGAGCGAGATGGTGCGGGCGATGGAAGCGACGGGCCTCCGGCCGGTGATCGATCGGACGTTCGCCTTGGCCGAGATCGCCGACGCCTTCCGCTACCAGGAGTCGGGCAAGCATGTCGCCAAGATCTGCCTCGCGTTCTAG